One Nocardiopsis gilva YIM 90087 genomic window, GTGCGCAGCCGCGGAGCGGCGGGGGATGGAATGCGGGGAAGTGAGGACAGGAACGCGATCGTGACGAGGGCCGTCGAGCGATTCGTGAGCCCCTGGACCACGGGGAGCGACGAGCGCCGTCTCATGCACCCGAGCCGACCGCGGTGGTGCAGCCGACCGGGTGCGGGGCGTCAGGCGGTGGCAGGGGAAGGGGCGAAGAGGCCGTTTCTTCCGCGTGCCGGGGATCGTATGGGGTGGCTCCTCGCCGTGGACTGTCGCTGCAGCCAGTGGCGGAGCGGGGTCAGGGCGAGCGGTGGGGGGAAGTTACCGTTGCCGTTCCCGTTGCGTGAGCCGTGGGTGAGTTCGAAGAACACGGTATGGCTGCGGGCGCGCCGATAGTCGCCGCATCGGGTCGAGAGCGCGGCGACGATGCCGAGGCCGCGCCCGCTCTCGTCATGAGGACGCGCAGAGGAGGCGACCGGCGGGTCCGACAGGGTCGGTTCGTCGGTGACCTCGATGCGCAGTCGGCTTGTGCTGAAGCGGGCGAACACGGAGAAGTATCCGCCGGGTCGGCCGGAGGCCGTGTGCTGTGCCGCGTTGGTGGCGAGTTCTGAGAGGAGAAGATACGCCGTCTCGGCGGTTTCCGCGGGGACCTTGGCGCCGCAGGTCTCGTGGTCCAACAGATCTTTGAGCCAATGGCGGGCCCGGGCCGCGCTCTCCGCCCGACCGGGGAACGTGCGCGCGAACGCTCGCATATTCAGCACACTCCCCGCGGGTTGGTGTGCGATGCCTCGGAGGCGGGAGTGGCCCATCGTCTATGAGATGCCCGAGGGTTTCTCCGTTCCCGCCCCGGCGTTCTTTTCGTGCGCGGGACGCCGACTTCCATGAACATTCCTCACCTGGCCTTCCACAGGTCAGTGTCGGGACCGAGACCGGTGCGCACGCACCGGGTCAGGGTCGAGATTCGTGCCGGGCGGTAAGATCACCCGGGCAAGGTCGTCCTTACAAGGCGTTCCCATCTAACGTCCCACCTTAGAGAAGCTAATTCCAGAGAATTCTCTCAGGTTTGCCGATGCTGGTTCTGGAGTCGGCGGCGGTCGCATTGTGTGTCATGTGGTCGTGCTTGGGTGGATGGGGCGGTGGAAGATTTCCGTGGGTATGATTCTCTATCCGTTCCGTGAATGCGGCAGCTGGATTTGTGAGTGTCGATTTCCATGATTCACGTTTGTGAGGTGAGTGGCGTGGCTCCGGCGCGGCGACCGCGCGAAGGGCCCTCCGGAGGCGTGTTCGTGACCTCTTCCGGCCGCGTCGGCGATGTGCCACGGCCCCGGCGGGACGCCGGATCCGCAACCAGTGGGCCTTCGCGCTGCTGGACGACGAGCGGTTCGACGAAGGCCCGTAGGGCAAGGTGCTGCTCGCCAAGGGGCGCGCGCTCACGGCGCCGCGGAACCGGGATGAGGCGAGGCGGATGCTGGAGGAGGCCCTGCGCCTGTTCCAGGAGCCGGGCGCCCGCTTCCAGGAAGCGCAGGCGCTGGAGGACCTGGGCCACCGCCGAATCGGCGGGAGCGGAGGCCACGGCGCGGCTGCACGCGGCCCTGCGGCTCTACGAGGAGATCCACACCACCTCGGCCGCGGAGCGCGTGCGGAAGACGCTGGGGCCGGGGGCTGAGGACGACGGAACGGGGCCGCCGCGGGCCGTGTGATCGCCGAGCGAGAGCGGGGTGCTCGGCACCGGGACCCGGCGATCACCAAACACCCCGGCGTGCGGCGTGGCCCGTCCGACTACAGAACCGGACCGGAGCTGTGTGGCAGTGTCGGCACGTCCTCCGAATGGTGGGTGTCCGCGTGTGTGCTGTTGAGGAGCTGCGACACCGTCACCATGGTGTAGCCCCGTGCGGCAAGCCCGTCGATGATCTCGGGAACCGCCTCGATCGTGGTGTTGTGGATGTCGTGCATGAGCACGACCGCGCTGGGCTTGGCGTCGGCGAGGACCCGCCTCTCGATGGTCTCGGCGTCGTGGTCCTTCCAGTCCTCACTGTCGACGTTCCACAGGACCTGGGTCATCCCGAATTCCTCAATCACCCCTTTGACGGTCGCGTTGGTCTCACCGTAGGGCGGACGCATCAATGTGGGCGTGAAACCGATTTCGCGCCGGATCTGCTTGTTGACTTCGGAGATTTCCGCGCGGATCTCGTTTTTGCTCAGCTTGGTGAGGTCCGGGTGGTTCGCGCTGTGGTTGGCGACCTCGTGTCCCCGAGAGTTCACCAGGCGAACGGTCGCCGGACGCCGCTCGATCTGCCGCCCGACCATGAAGAAGGTGGAGCGCACGCCGCGTTGGTCGAGGATGTCGAGTAGGTCGGCGGTCCGAGGCGCGGGTCCGTCATCGAAGGTCAGTGCGATGCACTTGGTCCCCGAGGACGAGCAGTCGGGAGCGGCCCCGCGGGGCGCCGCTGCGGTGGGTGTGGCGGCGGCTGAGCCGGCGCCGAGCATCAGCATCAGCGACGCGAACAGCGCGACCGAGCTCATCCGGCGCGTGCGTGTGCTGCGCGGCTTCGGGGCGGTCTCGGCGGTCGAACGGGAGGGGATTCGGCGCAAGCGTGATCCGTGCATCACAAAGCCTTCTGATCTCGCGGAGACAACGACGCCAAGTATCGTTTCCGGAACGCGTGGCTAAGAACCCTCCGATTCGTTGGCCTCTTTATTCCTCAGCTTATTGGAAGTGACGATTGCGGACGTTTCTGGCTGAATGCGAATTCCGGAACATGGGCCCCGGCCGTACCGCTGATTGTGGTCATCAGATCACTGGACGCGTGGATGGTCCGCATGTGCGCACAGTGAATTCAACCGTCACCGATGCGGCCGCCGAGATACGCGGCGGCGAAAGTTCGGTGAGTTCTGTTCGCCATCCGCTACGCGTTCGGTGACCCAGTCGCAGACGGTCCTGAAACCCCGACATATCGGAGAGCCTCTAGCTGCGACCCTCCATCGGGGGGCATCGCGGGTCGAACCTCCCTCGTCCGCCCCGCGATGCCGTTGATCCGCTCCGGCCAGCTCCGGATCAGGCGTCGGCCGGCAGTACTGGCGGCTCTCCGGACGTCCACGTCACATGGAGAGACATCCGTTGGAACCGCCACCCCTCGGCGGTGCGCACCACATCGGCGTCGAAGTGGCCACCGGACGTGAAGAGCCGTTCGCTCTCCTCCGCCCCGCCCTGCGATGCGAGCACATGCGTATTGATCGAGTTCCACCGCACCCTCGCGACATCGCCGTCGAGGTCGATGATGTGGTTCATCCCCACGTGCTGCGTGCGCTCGAACATGACCAGGAGCTTGCGCATGGACTCCAGGTGTCCGGCGATCCCCACGTGCTCACCCATCGGATCCTCGGAGCGGATGTCCTCGGTAAACATCGACCGAGCCCACCCCGCGTCGAACCTCCTGTCGTCAAGCGAGGCCAGCCACCGATCGACAAGGCTCGTGATGTCCGCGCGATCCGTGAGCGCGCGCAGCTGATTGCTCATCCTCTGCTGTTCCATGCCAACAGCTTGGAACCTCAACTTTTGTTGATGTCAACCCGTCCTGTGCGCTGTGCCCCACCGATGGCAAGAGCAGGGAACTCTTATGAGGCGGCGATGGCCGCGTAGTTCCACACGTCCGCGGGAAGCGGGTACGTGAGCTTCCATGTGATACCCATCGGGTTGTCACCCTCGTGCTTGATATAGGTGGCAGGACCAAGCAGCATCCACGGTTGGGCTCCACCGATGTCGTTGCTGTTGAACTGTCGGATGAAGAGCAGCACCTGCGACCCTTCCCGCCGGTGGTTTTGGTAGCGCAGACCGGTCTCCGTTGTGCTGGAGGTGGAGTTCTGCGATTCCCAGTGGAACAACGTCTCGCTCAGCGCAACGTCCTTATAGCGCGTTTGTGGCGAGAAGTCTTTCTCGTCCTTTTCCGACGTGATCAGCAAGGCATCGGTCTTGATCTCTGGGCACCACTTCACCCCCTCCCGGAAGTTGCTGGGGTAGTAGACGCCGATTTTGGCCTGGCCCAGCGCTGCCACGATCTCCGAGCGGTTATAGGAGGCGTGCACGGCCAGGGGGAGTGAAGCGATCCCGTTGAGGAGTGGGTGTGGAACGTGCTCGGCATGGTTGAGGCCATAGTCGAGCACTTGCCGCAGCTCGCGCCGGACATCGGGGTGACGCTGAAGCTCGTCGAACCCCTCCTGGTAGTGGACGAAGCTGTTCTTCCGGTCCCAAAGAGAGAAGTAGAGCATCCGGGCATACGCCTGTCCCTGCCCATCCAGCTCCTCGTAACGCGGCGCGTCGTCGGCCAGCATCATGCGGTAGTGGTCCCGCCGCAGCGGATCATCGACATGCAGGAGCGAAGCGACGCGGCCCAGAAGTTCCTTCTCTCCGCTCGGCGCGGTCGCTGGGAGCAGTCCGGCACGGCGCAGGATTCCTGTCCACGAGTTCTTCGCCCGGTAGATCTGCTCGATGCTCCTGCCGCTCTCGTGCAGGTACTCGGCAAGGTCGCTTGTTCCGTACGCCCTCACCTCGTGGGCCAGTGCCCTGACGTTGACGCCGATCTGTGCCTTGATGTTGTTGAGGATGGTGTCCTTGGCCTTGCGTTCCAGCAGGATCTGGCATCCCGCGGGCAGCCGCGGAAAGTCGGCTTCCACACTCTCCTGCAGGCGTCGGCGGGACTGGCCGGTAAGCGCGTGGAACTGTTCCTCGAAGCGGAATTCCGCGCGGTGCTGCCCGATGAAGTCGAGGACGGTGAGCACAGGCTTGTTCGCTGTTCGGCGCAGTCCGCGACCGAGCTGCTGCAGGAACACAGTGGCGCTGGACGTGGGCCTGAGCAGCAGGAGCGTGTCGACATCTGGGATGTCCACCCCCTCGTTCAGCAGGTCGACCGAGAAGATGACCTGGAGCTCTCCGTCCTTCAGCTTGGCAAGGGCCTCCCGCCGAGTGGTGACGTCCGTCGCGGCCGAGAGAGCCGTTGCCGCGAGCCCGGCTTCCCGGAAACACCGCGCCATGTATTCGGCGTGAGCGATGGAGACACAGAAGCCGAGCGCGCGCATCGAACCGGGATCGGTGACCTTCTCCCTGACCGCCGTGAGGATCAGGCGTGCGCGCGCGTCGTTCCCAGTGAACAGCGACTCAAGTTCGTCAGTGTCATATCCGCCGCGCTTCCACGTCACAGCGGTCAGGTCGGTGTTGTCGCTGATCCCGAAGTAGTGGAACGGGCTCAGAAGCTCGTTCTCCAGCGCTTCCCACAGGCGTAGCTCAGCGGTGATGCGTCCGTCGAAGTACAGGTCGTGGATCTTGGTGCCGTCAGTGCGCTCGGGCGTCGCAGTCAGCCCAAGGAGCTCCTTCGGCTTGAAATAGTCGACGACGCGCCGGTACGTCTTGGCGGCACCATGGTGAAACTCGTCGATGACGATCACGTCGAAATGGTCAGGCGAGAAGCTTTCCAGACGCTTCGTCTTCTCCAGCGACTGCACGCTCGCGAAGACATGCGTGCGCTCGGTGGGTGACACGCCGCCAGCCAGGATCTCGCCGAGGTCGTGGTCGTTGAGGACGTCCTGGTAGGTCCGCATGGACTGAACCAGGATCTCCTGCCGGTGGGCGATGAACAGGAGCTTGAGGTCCCGGCTGTAAAGCTCACGGAGTCGTTTGTAGTCAAGCCCGGCCATCACCGTCTTCCCGGTCCCTGTTGCCGCCACGAGGAGGTTGCGGTAGTGCCCGTGGACGGTGCGTGCCGTTTCCAGGCGCTCCAGCATGTCGCGCTGGTGCGGGTATGGCCGCACATTGAGTCCCGAGAGCTGGACCTGCCGTCCACTGCCCATCCCGGTCCCGCCCGCTGCGGCCAGCGCTTCGTCGAGGCGCGCCGCGTCGTGATCCGGGTCGTAGTCGTCGAAGGTGGGCGACTCCCAGTAGGCGTCGAAGGTCAGCTCGAACTTCTTCATGACGTCGGGGGTGGCCCGCGTGGACAGGCGGACGTTCCACTCCAGGCCGTCGAGCAGAGCTGGCTTGGACAGGTTGGAGCTTCCGACGTAGGCCGTGTCGTATCCGGTGTTCCGGCGGAAGAGCCACGCCTTGGCGTGCAGCCGGGTGGAGAGCTGCTCGTAGTTGATCTTGACCTCGGCGCCGAATCTGCGCACCAGCCGGTCCAAGGCGCGTCGCTCAGTGGCCCCAATGTAGGTCGTCGTCAATACACGGATGGGAACGCCCCGCTCGTGCGCCATCGCCAGAGGCTCCTCCAGGAGGCGGAGGCCCGACCACTTGACGAAGGCGCACAGGAGGTCGATCCGGTCCGCTGTCGTGATCTCCTGACGGAGCTCGGGACCCAGGCGAGGGTCCTCCGGCATGTTGGTGATGAGCGCGGTCTCGGTCAGCGGGGTCGCGGGTCGGTGGGCGTAGATCCCCAGTTCCTTCCCACGGCTGAGCGCGGCCAGGCGCATCGGCGTCGTCTCGTCATCACTGGGATCGATGTCGGGTTCTACGGGGTCTTCGGCACCGTCAGGTTTGGCGAGGGAGGACAGGATCCGGTTGGTAACCGTGACCTGCTGGTCCGGGGAAAGCGTGGACAGGCGACGGCGCACCTGATCGGCGACGTGGTCGGCCAGGACATGAGGGGAAGACTCCTTCCCAACTGGTAGCCGGCCGACGGCCCACCCGTCGCTCTGTAATTTGTCGAGCCTGGCGTTCAGTTCCTTCGTGATGAGCTCTTCATAGAGTCCTTCCATTGGGCTGTCGTTCTGGTCCGGGTTTTGCACAGGCTGCTCACTCTCGTTATTGATTCATCTCTATTTAGCAGCTTGTGCGGACATGAATATCGTTGAATTCTGAATGACTCTGGGAAGGTACGAGCTGCGCTGACGACGGCTGGCCGTGCTTGGGCTGAGGAACCGCCGCGGCCTCAGCGCTCCTGTGCTGTGGACGCCAGACTCCGGGCGTCGGCGGTTCCCGGCATGATGGGTGGTGGAGCCGAGTTGTGGGAGGGGTCTTCGTGGCCGATGGGCGATCCGGGCAGGGGCAGGGGAGCCAGCAGCCGTTTCGGCCGGCGGTGCTCGAAGGTGTGCTGGAGCGCATCACCTACGCCAATGAGGAGACCGGCTACACCGTCGCCAAGATCGACAACGGGCGGGGCAACGGCGGCGAGCTGACCACGGTGGTTGGGGCGCTGCTGGGGGCGCAGCCCGGGGAGTCGTTGCGGTTGGAGGGGCGGTGGGGGTCGCATCCGCAGTATGGGCGGCAGTTCATGGTCGAGAACTACACGACCGTCCTGCCGGCCACCGTGCAGGGGGTGCGCCGTTACCTCGGGTCCGGGCTGATCAAGGGCATCGGTCCCCGTCTGGCGGAGAAGATCGTCGACTACTTCGGGGTCGAGGCCCTGGACGTCATCGAGCAGACTCCCGAACGGCTCATCGAGGTGCCCAAGCTCGGGCCCAAGCGCACGAAGCTCATCGCGGAGGCGTGGGAGGAGCAGAAGGCCATCAAGGAGGTCATGGTCTTCCTCCAGGGCATCGATGTCTCCACGTCGCTCGCCGTGCGGATCTACAAGAAGTACGGCGACGCCTCCATCAGCGTGGTCCGCAATGAGCCCTACAAGCTGGCCACCGATGTGTGGGGCATCGGTTTCAAGACCGCCGACACCATCGCCCGGGCCGTCGGTATCCCGCACGACAGTCCGCAGCGGGTCATGGCCGGGATTCAGTTCACGCTCTCGGAGTCGACGTCCGACGGCCACTGTTTCCTTCCCGAAG contains:
- a CDS encoding ATP-binding protein — its product is MRAFARTFPGRAESAARARHWLKDLLDHETCGAKVPAETAETAYLLLSELATNAAQHTASGRPGGYFSVFARFSTSRLRIEVTDEPTLSDPPVASSARPHDESGRGLGIVAALSTRCGDYRRARSHTVFFELTHGSRNGNGNGNFPPPLALTPLRHWLQRQSTARSHPIRSPARGRNGLFAPSPATA
- a CDS encoding polysaccharide deacetylase family protein, translated to MRRIPSRSTAETAPKPRSTRTRRMSSVALFASLMLMLGAGSAAATPTAAAPRGAAPDCSSSGTKCIALTFDDGPAPRTADLLDILDQRGVRSTFFMVGRQIERRPATVRLVNSRGHEVANHSANHPDLTKLSKNEIRAEISEVNKQIRREIGFTPTLMRPPYGETNATVKGVIEEFGMTQVLWNVDSEDWKDHDAETIERRVLADAKPSAVVLMHDIHNTTIEAVPEIIDGLAARGYTMVTVSQLLNSTHADTHHSEDVPTLPHSSGPVL
- a CDS encoding nuclear transport factor 2 family protein — its product is MEQQRMSNQLRALTDRADITSLVDRWLASLDDRRFDAGWARSMFTEDIRSEDPMGEHVGIAGHLESMRKLLVMFERTQHVGMNHIIDLDGDVARVRWNSINTHVLASQGGAEESERLFTSGGHFDADVVRTAEGWRFQRMSLHVTWTSGEPPVLPADA
- a CDS encoding DUF3427 domain-containing protein, which encodes MEGLYEELITKELNARLDKLQSDGWAVGRLPVGKESSPHVLADHVADQVRRRLSTLSPDQQVTVTNRILSSLAKPDGAEDPVEPDIDPSDDETTPMRLAALSRGKELGIYAHRPATPLTETALITNMPEDPRLGPELRQEITTADRIDLLCAFVKWSGLRLLEEPLAMAHERGVPIRVLTTTYIGATERRALDRLVRRFGAEVKINYEQLSTRLHAKAWLFRRNTGYDTAYVGSSNLSKPALLDGLEWNVRLSTRATPDVMKKFELTFDAYWESPTFDDYDPDHDAARLDEALAAAGGTGMGSGRQVQLSGLNVRPYPHQRDMLERLETARTVHGHYRNLLVAATGTGKTVMAGLDYKRLRELYSRDLKLLFIAHRQEILVQSMRTYQDVLNDHDLGEILAGGVSPTERTHVFASVQSLEKTKRLESFSPDHFDVIVIDEFHHGAAKTYRRVVDYFKPKELLGLTATPERTDGTKIHDLYFDGRITAELRLWEALENELLSPFHYFGISDNTDLTAVTWKRGGYDTDELESLFTGNDARARLILTAVREKVTDPGSMRALGFCVSIAHAEYMARCFREAGLAATALSAATDVTTRREALAKLKDGELQVIFSVDLLNEGVDIPDVDTLLLLRPTSSATVFLQQLGRGLRRTANKPVLTVLDFIGQHRAEFRFEEQFHALTGQSRRRLQESVEADFPRLPAGCQILLERKAKDTILNNIKAQIGVNVRALAHEVRAYGTSDLAEYLHESGRSIEQIYRAKNSWTGILRRAGLLPATAPSGEKELLGRVASLLHVDDPLRRDHYRMMLADDAPRYEELDGQGQAYARMLYFSLWDRKNSFVHYQEGFDELQRHPDVRRELRQVLDYGLNHAEHVPHPLLNGIASLPLAVHASYNRSEIVAALGQAKIGVYYPSNFREGVKWCPEIKTDALLITSEKDEKDFSPQTRYKDVALSETLFHWESQNSTSSTTETGLRYQNHRREGSQVLLFIRQFNSNDIGGAQPWMLLGPATYIKHEGDNPMGITWKLTYPLPADVWNYAAIAAS